A stretch of the Sulfurimonas sp. HSL3-1 genome encodes the following:
- the ruvX gene encoding Holliday junction resolvase RuvX, translating to MATQFPLLGIDLGLKRIGLAYSADGTVVTPLAAIERKNRNQASQAVRDVIAEWGIQEVVVGIPMGGSSEEEMRRRVAHFMNLVDFDGPVAYQDESDSSLEAEALMKGEIRYKRDGRVDSLSAMVILQRYLGQ from the coding sequence ATGGCGACGCAGTTCCCTCTCCTGGGCATCGACCTTGGGCTCAAGCGGATCGGACTGGCTTACAGCGCGGACGGTACAGTCGTCACTCCGCTGGCCGCTATTGAGCGCAAAAACCGCAACCAGGCGTCGCAGGCCGTGCGCGACGTCATCGCGGAGTGGGGGATACAAGAGGTCGTCGTCGGGATCCCGATGGGCGGCTCCAGCGAGGAGGAGATGCGGCGTCGCGTCGCGCACTTTATGAACCTCGTCGATTTCGACGGGCCCGTCGCCTACCAGGACGAGAGCGACAGCTCCCTCGAGGCCGAAGCGCTGATGAAGGGCGAAATCCGCTATAAGCGCGACGGCCGCGTGGATTCGCTCTCGGCGATGGTTATTCTACAGCGCTATCTGGGACAGTGA